In a genomic window of Thermotoga sp.:
- a CDS encoding RidA family protein, with protein MKRVIETDRAPKAIGPYSQAIVVGNMMFVSGQIPVDPKTGEIVDGTIEEKTEQVLENLKAILEAGGFSLEDVVKVTIFTTSIDFFPKVNEVYSRYFSSHKPARSFVSVAQLPKNVEIEIEAIAVKEGE; from the coding sequence AAACGTGTGATCGAAACCGACAGGGCACCTAAGGCCATAGGACCCTACTCTCAGGCGATAGTCGTTGGTAACATGATGTTCGTCTCCGGACAGATCCCTGTGGATCCCAAAACGGGTGAGATCGTGGATGGTACCATCGAAGAAAAAACAGAGCAAGTCTTGGAAAACTTGAAAGCAATTCTGGAAGCTGGGGGATTTTCTTTGGAAGACGTGGTGAAGGTGACGATATTCACCACCAGTATCGACTTTTTTCCAAAGGTCAACGAGGTGTACTCGCGTTACTTCTCTTCACACAAACCCGCCAGATCCTTCGTGTCAGTCGCCCAGCTTCCAAAGAACGTGGAGATAGAGATAGAAGCCATAGCTGTGAAGGAAGGGGAGTGA
- a CDS encoding glycine--tRNA ligase subunit alpha, with protein sequence MYLQDVIMKLNEFWASKGCLLEQPYDLEVGAGTFHPATFFGSLRKGTWKVAYIQPSRRPADGRYGENPNRLQRYFQYQVVIKPSPGNSQELYLESLEYLGVDLRKHDVRFVEDNWESPTLGAWGVGWEVWLDGMEITQFTYFQQIGGISLKEIPLEITYGLERIAMYLQGVNNIFEVKWNEHVKYGDVFLENEREFSFFNFEEANVDLLFRHFEEFEREFYRLIEKRLYLPAYDYVLKCSHTFNLLDARGAISVSQRQAYVKRIQAMARKVAKVFLEVQEHENSPA encoded by the coding sequence ATGTACCTTCAGGACGTGATAATGAAACTGAACGAATTCTGGGCTTCCAAAGGATGCCTCCTGGAGCAGCCCTACGATTTGGAGGTGGGTGCTGGAACTTTTCATCCTGCAACCTTCTTTGGGAGTTTGAGAAAGGGAACGTGGAAGGTCGCTTACATTCAACCTAGTAGAAGGCCAGCTGATGGGAGGTACGGTGAAAATCCAAACAGGCTTCAAAGATATTTCCAGTATCAGGTGGTAATAAAGCCTTCCCCTGGGAACTCTCAGGAGCTGTATCTGGAATCTCTGGAATACCTGGGTGTGGACCTCAGGAAACACGATGTGAGGTTCGTGGAAGACAACTGGGAATCTCCCACACTTGGAGCTTGGGGAGTTGGGTGGGAAGTGTGGTTGGATGGCATGGAGATCACGCAGTTCACCTACTTCCAACAGATAGGCGGTATCTCCCTGAAGGAAATACCTCTCGAGATCACCTACGGCCTTGAAAGGATTGCTATGTATTTGCAGGGGGTCAACAACATCTTCGAGGTGAAGTGGAACGAGCACGTAAAATACGGAGATGTTTTTCTTGAGAACGAGAGAGAATTTTCCTTCTTCAATTTCGAAGAAGCAAATGTGGACCTTCTGTTTAGACATTTCGAGGAATTTGAAAGGGAGTTCTACAGACTCATAGAGAAGAGGCTCTATCTTCCCGCTTACGATTACGTGTTGAAGTGTTCGCACACTTTCAATCTTTTGGACGCTCGAGGAGCGATAAGCGTGTCTCAGAGACAGGCGTACGTGAAGAGAATCCAGGCGATGGCGCGGAAGGTCGCAAAAGTCTTCCTGGAGGTGCAGGAGCATGAGAACAGCCCTGCTTGA